One part of the Xylanimonas allomyrinae genome encodes these proteins:
- a CDS encoding glycosyltransferase, whose amino-acid sequence MWLLHDDAAPEPGALAALLRAVEHTQAVAIAGCKQRRWAVAEDGTPLDARTARDGGVLVEVGHTVSPLGRRMTGVDDTEIDQGQHDAREDVLAVGLVGALVRTRVWRELGGTDPEYGAFGDGLDLCRRARRAGHRVVVVPRAVVHHAQAGLLGLRDGRGRAPEEAASYGPRRRSQLHHRLVHVPSPLVLPAVIGMLLWAPFAAMHRLALKRPGEARDEIVAALWNAVRVGPLVRARRRVARTSTLPRRVLHPLLASWRQVYAERRDARLSRAEANRTRWAPSELERVELRRLAARRRAGLAVALLATAGLAVAIFGGWQGVLAQGGRVVGGALLPAPAGAGAVWEAATSGWVDGGLGARAPGDPILLPLTVLAWLAGGSLQTAVNLLVVAALPLAALGAWFAAGAVTRSTSARTVAALAWAGSPALLGALQSGRLGALLAHLALPWAALALVRAVGAQARDEIDVPESEHPDAVARGRQRWRPERPRRGSLGATGAAGLLLAVAVCGAPVLLPVAAVGVIVGIMAAPRDRRYLPLTLVPALAVAAPFWAYVARTWTDGGWRLLLAEPGVPVAPGEAPAGWQLLLGHAQVPGAWFGAAGDAHAWLATAAGVAPWVFGGIVVVLALVALVRPGVLGAVRAAWALAAIGLAASLLAVALGTWPGVGVSVVLLGLGEPRCSERPRGARPPRTTTGHDAPACGRPARSPPSARSCCCPARVRPRGRSPSSTAATSATCGRRRSPPCPPSGGRCRTPAAARGSFRSTAATTACSTTPSCVPTAPRSSTPP is encoded by the coding sequence ATGTGGCTCCTGCACGACGACGCCGCACCCGAACCCGGCGCGCTCGCCGCGCTGCTGCGCGCCGTCGAGCACACGCAGGCCGTCGCGATCGCGGGCTGCAAGCAGCGCCGGTGGGCGGTCGCCGAGGACGGGACGCCGCTCGACGCACGCACCGCGCGCGACGGCGGCGTGCTCGTCGAGGTCGGCCACACGGTGTCTCCGCTAGGGCGCCGCATGACGGGCGTCGACGACACCGAGATCGACCAGGGGCAGCACGACGCGCGCGAGGACGTGCTCGCCGTCGGTCTCGTGGGCGCACTCGTGCGCACTCGCGTCTGGCGCGAGCTCGGCGGCACCGACCCCGAGTACGGGGCCTTCGGCGACGGACTCGACCTGTGCCGCCGCGCGCGGCGCGCCGGGCACCGCGTCGTCGTCGTGCCGCGGGCCGTCGTGCACCATGCCCAGGCCGGGCTGCTGGGACTGCGCGACGGGCGCGGCCGCGCGCCGGAGGAGGCCGCGTCGTACGGGCCGCGGCGGCGCTCCCAGCTCCACCACCGCCTCGTGCACGTGCCCTCACCGCTGGTGCTGCCGGCCGTGATCGGGATGCTGCTGTGGGCGCCTTTCGCCGCGATGCACCGGCTCGCGCTCAAACGCCCCGGCGAGGCGCGTGACGAGATCGTCGCCGCGCTGTGGAACGCCGTACGCGTCGGACCGCTCGTCCGAGCACGGCGTCGCGTCGCACGCACGTCGACCCTGCCACGCCGCGTGCTGCACCCGCTGCTGGCGAGCTGGCGCCAGGTGTACGCCGAGCGCCGCGACGCCCGCCTGTCCCGGGCCGAGGCGAACCGCACCCGCTGGGCGCCGAGCGAGCTCGAGCGCGTCGAGCTGCGCCGGCTCGCGGCGCGCCGCCGCGCCGGGCTGGCGGTCGCGCTGCTCGCGACCGCCGGGCTCGCCGTCGCCATCTTCGGAGGCTGGCAGGGCGTGCTCGCCCAGGGCGGGCGCGTCGTCGGCGGCGCGCTGCTGCCCGCGCCCGCCGGGGCGGGCGCGGTGTGGGAGGCCGCGACGTCGGGGTGGGTCGACGGCGGACTCGGCGCGCGCGCCCCCGGCGACCCGATCCTCCTGCCGCTGACCGTGCTCGCCTGGCTGGCAGGCGGCTCGCTCCAGACGGCCGTCAACCTGCTCGTGGTCGCCGCTCTGCCGCTGGCCGCGCTCGGGGCGTGGTTCGCTGCCGGAGCCGTGACCCGCTCGACCAGTGCGCGCACCGTCGCCGCCCTCGCGTGGGCCGGGTCGCCCGCGCTGCTCGGCGCGCTGCAGTCCGGCCGGCTCGGTGCGCTGCTCGCCCACCTGGCACTGCCGTGGGCCGCGCTCGCGCTCGTGCGCGCCGTCGGCGCCCAGGCGCGCGACGAGATCGACGTGCCCGAGTCGGAGCACCCCGACGCCGTGGCCCGAGGCCGTCAGCGCTGGCGCCCGGAACGCCCGCGCCGCGGATCGCTCGGCGCGACCGGTGCGGCGGGGCTGCTGCTCGCCGTGGCCGTGTGCGGCGCGCCGGTGCTGCTGCCGGTCGCGGCCGTCGGCGTGATCGTCGGGATCATGGCCGCGCCTCGCGACCGCCGCTACCTGCCGCTGACGCTCGTCCCCGCGCTCGCCGTCGCCGCGCCCTTCTGGGCGTACGTCGCGCGCACCTGGACCGACGGCGGCTGGCGGCTGCTGCTCGCCGAGCCGGGCGTCCCCGTGGCCCCCGGGGAGGCGCCGGCCGGGTGGCAGCTGCTGCTCGGCCACGCCCAGGTGCCCGGCGCCTGGTTCGGCGCCGCGGGCGACGCGCACGCCTGGCTCGCGACGGCGGCCGGCGTGGCGCCGTGGGTGTTCGGCGGGATCGTCGTCGTCCTCGCTCTCGTCGCCCTCGTGCGGCCCGGCGTCCTCGGCGCGGTCCGCGCCGCCTGGGCGCTGGCGGCGATCGGGCTCGCCGCGAGCCTGCTCGCCGTCGCGCTCGGCACCTGGCCCGGCGTCGGCGTGAGCGTCGTCCTGCTCGGTCTCGGGGAGCCGCGCTGCTCGGAGCGCCCGCGGGGCGCGAGGCCGCCGCGAACGACGACGGGGCACGACGCTCCCGCGTGCGGACGGCCGGCGCGCTCGCCGCCGTCGGCGCGCTCGTGCTGCTGCCCGGCGCGGGTGCGGCCTCGTGGGCGCTCGCCGTCGTCGACGGCCGCGACGTCGGCGACCTGCGGGCGACGGCGGTCGCCGCCGTGCCCGCCGTCGGGCGGCAGATGCAGGAC
- a CDS encoding WhiB family transcriptional regulator, producing the protein MWNLLDEDDFASDAQRAPERVAPVLPLFGTPVEDETLLGWQDKALCAQTDPEAFFPEKGGSTRDAKKVCAGCEVRAECLEYALANDERFGIWGGLSERERRKLKRRAV; encoded by the coding sequence ATGTGGAATCTGCTCGACGAGGACGACTTCGCGTCCGATGCCCAGCGCGCACCGGAGCGCGTTGCCCCTGTGCTCCCGCTCTTCGGTACGCCGGTCGAGGACGAGACGCTCCTGGGCTGGCAGGACAAGGCGCTGTGCGCCCAGACCGACCCGGAGGCGTTCTTCCCCGAGAAGGGCGGCTCGACGCGTGACGCGAAGAAGGTTTGCGCCGGCTGCGAGGTACGCGCCGAATGCCTGGAGTACGCGCTCGCGAACGACGAGCGCTTCGGCATCTGGGGCGGTCTGTCGGAGCGCGAGCGCCGCAAGCTCAAGCGCCGCGCCGTCTGA
- a CDS encoding TIGR03089 family protein, with the protein MNTATAGPRTIDALMNVLVSDPGRPRLTWYGDDGERVELSGAVLANWVNKTTNLLVEEFDAGAGRRILIDLVPHWRSAVWVLGALRCGATAVLAGPGGRTPDGHDPDVTITTRPAAHTGDVVAVALPALARRFDGDLPPGTIDAASAVMTYADTVGWAPATDPGEPAIVAPAATAPVQGVLFGDLFGWASGAEPRGRVLLDGRAPLVETLRSMLGAWSAGGSVVLTSAATATALAGDPARLTRLVAQEGVTVTPSGR; encoded by the coding sequence GTGAACACCGCGACCGCAGGGCCCAGGACGATCGACGCGCTGATGAACGTGCTGGTCAGCGACCCAGGGCGGCCGCGCCTGACCTGGTACGGCGACGACGGCGAGCGCGTCGAGCTGTCCGGCGCGGTCCTCGCGAACTGGGTGAACAAGACCACCAATCTGCTCGTGGAGGAGTTCGACGCTGGCGCAGGACGACGCATCCTGATCGACCTCGTGCCGCACTGGCGTTCGGCGGTCTGGGTTCTGGGCGCGCTGCGCTGCGGCGCGACCGCGGTGCTGGCCGGCCCCGGCGGGCGCACCCCGGACGGCCACGACCCCGACGTGACGATCACGACGCGCCCCGCCGCGCACACCGGCGACGTCGTCGCCGTCGCGCTCCCGGCGCTCGCACGCCGCTTCGACGGCGACCTGCCCCCGGGCACGATCGACGCCGCCTCTGCCGTCATGACCTACGCGGACACGGTCGGTTGGGCCCCCGCGACGGACCCGGGCGAGCCGGCGATCGTCGCCCCGGCGGCGACGGCGCCCGTGCAGGGCGTGCTGTTCGGGGACCTGTTCGGGTGGGCCTCAGGGGCCGAGCCGCGCGGCCGCGTGCTGCTGGACGGGCGTGCGCCGCTGGTCGAGACGCTGCGCTCGATGCTGGGCGCCTGGTCGGCCGGGGGTTCGGTGGTACTCACCTCCGCGGCGACCGCCACCGCCTTGGCGGGCGACCCCGC